The DNA sequence ACCGGTTGCATCTGCGGGTACTGGTAGTGCAGTGAGCAGATGATCGGCTCGGCGATCCGCGCCTGCGGTGTAGCCAGCGGCGGCACCGACGTCGTTGCAGCTGTTGGTGGGGCCGGCGGCACGGCGGCGACCGGCGGCGGGGCGACAGGCTCAGGCGGAGGCGCCGCGACCGGCGGCGGAGGGGTCGTGGAGGCTGCCGGTGCAGGGACAGCCGGCTCCGGTGGCGCGGTGGTGCGGCTGAGGAAGAACGCCGCAGTCGCCATCATCACGCCGGCCGCGAGCAGCGCCAACCCGACGATCCATGCTGGCCGAACCTGCGGTGGCCGGTAGTCGACGACGGGCATGCTGCTGGTGTGGTCGCTGTAGGCCACCGGGCCAGCTGCCGCGGTCACGGCCGGGTCCAGCTCAGTGGTGGGCAACGGCGCGTCGGCCGGTGCCTCCTGAGTCGCGTCATCATCGACAGCCATGACTCGTTTCCTCTCTCGCGTAACGTCTGAACGGTAGTACGTCGACCCCCGCCGCCTACCTGATTTCCCTGCGCTCGGACGCCTCCAGTCGCTCGGCCGCAGCGAGCAGCTCGGCCGCTTGACTTCGGAGATCCTCGATCGTCGTCCCTGCATCGACCTTGGACGGCTCCATTGTTGCCAGGCCGAACGGATCGAGCAGCTGAATCCCCTTGGCGCGCTGCTCGTCTGCGATAGCGGTGTAGACAGCTGTCGACGAGAGGTTCTGGTGCCGCATCAACGTCTGCACGGTGCGCAGATCGACGCCGGCCCGAACCGGGGCGGTCCCGAACCAATGCCGCAGACAGTGCGCTGAGCCGGGTACGCCGACGCGCACCATCGCATCCTTGATCGTTCCCGATACCGACTCGCGCCGCTGGTGGCCGCGATCGGGCCCCGGAAACCATGGGCCCTTGCGTGGCATCTGGTAGGCGATCTCAACGACAAGATGATGGATCGGCAGAGTTGCGGTCACGCCGCCCTTACCGGTCACGATCATCGTCCGGTCGATCAAGTCCAGGTGCTCACCCTTGACCTTGGCGATCTCGTGAGCGCGTAAGCCCTCCATGGCGCCCAGGAGGACCATTGCTCGAGTTCGGCGATGCATCCGCGAGCGCAGCAGGCGTCGAATGTTCTC is a window from the Mycobacterium sp. SVM_VP21 genome containing:
- a CDS encoding site-specific integrase encodes the protein MVLLGAMEGLRAHEIAKVKGEHLDLIDRTMIVTGKGGVTATLPIHHLVVEIAYQMPRKGPWFPGPDRGHQRRESVSGTIKDAMVRVGVPGSAHCLRHWFGTAPVRAGVDLRTVQTLMRHQNLSSTAVYTAIADEQRAKGIQLLDPFGLATMEPSKVDAGTTIEDLRSQAAELLAAAERLEASERREIR